One Vespa crabro chromosome 4, iyVesCrab1.2, whole genome shotgun sequence DNA segment encodes these proteins:
- the LOC124423637 gene encoding short-chain specific acyl-CoA dehydrogenase, mitochondrial isoform X3, whose protein sequence is MGELGLMSIAIPESLGGTGLDYLAYAIAMEEISRGCASTGVIMSVHNSLYLGPIEKFGTQEQKEKYIRTFLDGQKVGCFALSEPGNGSDAGAASTTAVKNGNKYEINGTKSWITNGYEAEAIILFATTDKSKKHKGISSFIVDKPISGLSLGKKENKLGIRGSSTCSLIFEDCKIPEENILGEPGMGFKIAMMTLDSGRIGIACQALGIAQASLDCAVEYAAKREAFGSPIAKLQTIQQKLADMALKLESSRLLTWRAAHLKDIGKSYTKEAAMAKLSASEAATFCAHQCIQILGGMGYVTDMPAERYYRDARITEIYEGTSEIQKLVIAGNLIKEYNFS, encoded by the exons atgggCGAGCTTGGTCTCATGAGTATTGCAATTCCTGAAAGCTTAGGTGGAACTGGCTTAGATTATTTGGCATATGCAATTGCCATGGAAGAAATATCTAGAGGTTGCGCCAGTACAGGAGTAATAATGAGTGTACATAATTCATTGTATCTTGGACCTATAGAAAAGTTTGGTACACaggagcaaaaagaaaaatatattagaacaTTTTTAGATGGGCAAAAAGTTGGTTGCTTTGCTCTGAGCGAACCTGGTAATGGATCGGATGCAGGTGCTGCTTCTACCACTGCAgtgaaaaatggaaataaatatgaGATCAATGGAACTAAATCATGGATAACGAATGGATATGAAGCAGaagcaattattttatttgctaCCACAGATAAATCAAAGAAACACAAAGGAATAAGTAGTTTTATAGTGGATAAACCCATAAGTGGTTTATCCctaggtaaaaaagaaaataagctGGGTATAAGAGGTAGCAGTACTTGTTCTTTGATATTTGAAGATTGCAAGATAccagaagaaaatattttaggaGAACCAGGAATGGGTTTTAAAATTGCAATGATGACATTAG ATTCTGGAAGAATAGGTATTGCCTGCCAAGCCCTTGGAATAGCCCAAGCATCTCTCGATTGTGCTGTAGAATATGCAGCAAAGAGAGAAGCATTTGGAAGTCCCATTGCAAAATTACAAACCATTCAACAAAAATTGGCAGATATGGCTTTAAAATTGGAAAGCTCCAGATTATTAACATGGAGAGCTGCACACCTTAAAGATATTGGTAAATCATATACGAAG gaAGCTGCTATGGCAAAACTATCGGCATCTGAAGCTGCTACTTTCTGTGCACATCAGTGTATACAAATATTGGGTGGTATGGGTTATGTCACTGATATGCCAGcagaacgatattatagagACGCGCGCATTACAGAAATATATGAAGGAACCtcagaaatacaaaaattggTTATAGCTGGAAAtcttataaaagaatataatttcagttaa
- the LOC124423640 gene encoding MAPK regulated corepressor interacting protein 2-like, translated as MSGRSQITAMNGKRPSSMPVKHQTETLAQHFDLIKYICDSWNSVSRELDMCYNQPHLNSSNYRNGTSVTYYQEREPNPQLKDFEPFDLEAWWGQRVVQSITRNASS; from the exons ATGAG cGGAAGATCACAAATAACAGCAATGAATGGAAAAAGGCCATCTTCTATGCCTGTGAAGCATCAAACTGAAACTTTGGCTCAGCATTTCGACCTAATCAAATACATATGTGACT CTTGGAATTCCGTATCAAGAGAATTAGACATGTGTTATAATCAACCGCACTTAAATTCTTCGAATTACAGGAACGGTACTTCTGTTACATATTACCAAGAGCGCGAGCCAAATCCCCAACTTAaag ATTTTGAGCCATTCGATCTTGAAGCCTGGTGGGGACAACGTGTAGTTCAAAGTATTACAAGAAATGCGAGTTCCTAG
- the LOC124423637 gene encoding short-chain specific acyl-CoA dehydrogenase, mitochondrial isoform X1, with translation MQNLRLIGKCCNVFRTYYSTARSIASISSLPETHQMLYKTCRDFAEGELKPIAVKLDKEHLYPKEQIKKMGELGLMSIAIPESLGGTGLDYLAYAIAMEEISRGCASTGVIMSVHNSLYLGPIEKFGTQEQKEKYIRTFLDGQKVGCFALSEPGNGSDAGAASTTAVKNGNKYEINGTKSWITNGYEAEAIILFATTDKSKKHKGISSFIVDKPISGLSLGKKENKLGIRGSSTCSLIFEDCKIPEENILGEPGMGFKIAMMTLDSGRIGIACQALGIAQASLDCAVEYAAKREAFGSPIAKLQTIQQKLADMALKLESSRLLTWRAAHLKDIGKSYTKEAAMAKLSASEAATFCAHQCIQILGGMGYVTDMPAERYYRDARITEIYEGTSEIQKLVIAGNLIKEYNFS, from the exons ATGCAAAATTTGAGGTTAATTG GAAAATGCTGCAATGTTTTTCGAACATATTATTCGACTGCACGAAGCATCGCTTCAATTTCTTCCTTACCTGAGACACATCAGATGTTATATAAAACTTGCAG GGACTTTGCAGAAGGTGAACTGAAACCCATTGCAGTAAAATTAGATAAAGAACATCTTTATCCaaaagaacaaattaaaaaaatgggCGAGCTTGGTCTCATGAGTATTGCAATTCCTGAAAGCTTAGGTGGAACTGGCTTAGATTATTTGGCATATGCAATTGCCATGGAAGAAATATCTAGAGGTTGCGCCAGTACAGGAGTAATAATGAGTGTACATAATTCATTGTATCTTGGACCTATAGAAAAGTTTGGTACACaggagcaaaaagaaaaatatattagaacaTTTTTAGATGGGCAAAAAGTTGGTTGCTTTGCTCTGAGCGAACCTGGTAATGGATCGGATGCAGGTGCTGCTTCTACCACTGCAgtgaaaaatggaaataaatatgaGATCAATGGAACTAAATCATGGATAACGAATGGATATGAAGCAGaagcaattattttatttgctaCCACAGATAAATCAAAGAAACACAAAGGAATAAGTAGTTTTATAGTGGATAAACCCATAAGTGGTTTATCCctaggtaaaaaagaaaataagctGGGTATAAGAGGTAGCAGTACTTGTTCTTTGATATTTGAAGATTGCAAGATAccagaagaaaatattttaggaGAACCAGGAATGGGTTTTAAAATTGCAATGATGACATTAG ATTCTGGAAGAATAGGTATTGCCTGCCAAGCCCTTGGAATAGCCCAAGCATCTCTCGATTGTGCTGTAGAATATGCAGCAAAGAGAGAAGCATTTGGAAGTCCCATTGCAAAATTACAAACCATTCAACAAAAATTGGCAGATATGGCTTTAAAATTGGAAAGCTCCAGATTATTAACATGGAGAGCTGCACACCTTAAAGATATTGGTAAATCATATACGAAG gaAGCTGCTATGGCAAAACTATCGGCATCTGAAGCTGCTACTTTCTGTGCACATCAGTGTATACAAATATTGGGTGGTATGGGTTATGTCACTGATATGCCAGcagaacgatattatagagACGCGCGCATTACAGAAATATATGAAGGAACCtcagaaatacaaaaattggTTATAGCTGGAAAtcttataaaagaatataatttcagttaa
- the LOC124423636 gene encoding uncharacterized protein LOC124423636 isoform X2, translated as MRNEETEKKLETLSDFYEKAKEKIRRLEEETKENATRKESFEAKARELANLLETLEHFDLDVKILCRLTAEAVENLTKVGLHFAETIKKLRQFTWKANDKGCDSETDKLRSQNLVLREIVKSLKRKAQFRSDNQVSKEKEDLKESIDERESKIEESHNYRDLNVNDNNANVKENRNEIWTEHEANSKGNDEVENVVNDTSFKNDFEEDRTIINDRKESKEKPFPMRYNRDSKDIVSNDVDEKLLCIESHKNGIFYDEYVIGFSNNRQMKIKHSPVAGTKVAHLKLEIVDCEEKYQESSPDKVVILLKNLSTSIKIKRTGINCATQTVLTRKRDNYTQTSITEIRNFLRLNVGYTMLNSEKRAIERNLSSLEETVARLKYNTLHHARSMIGKNSKCLRNDEFFECIERLAAD; from the exons ATGCGAAACGAAGAGACGGAAAAAAAGCTCGAGACATTATCCGATTTTTACGAGAAAGCTAAAGAAAAG ATACGTCGCCTTGAGGaggaaacgaaggaaaacGCGACGCGAAAAGAATCCTTTGAAGCGAAAGCTCGCGAATTAGCAAATCTGTTGGAAACTTTGGAGCACTTCGATCTCGACGTTAAAATCTTGTGTCGCCTTACCGCGGAAG CCGTGGAAAATTTGACCAAAGTCGGACTACACTTCGCGGAAACTATAAAGAAATTGAGACAGTTTACTTGGAAAGCCAATGACAAAGGGTGCGACAGCGAAACGGATAAATTGAGGTCTCAAAATTTAGTACTGCGAGAAATTGTGAAGAGTCTTAAGCGAAAG GCGCAATTTCGATCGGACAATCAAgtttcaaaagagaaagaagatttaaAGGAAAGCatcgatgagagagaaagcaaaatcGAAGAGTCTCATAATTATAGGGATTTAAATGTCAACGATAACAACGCTAACGTAAAAGAgaatcgaaatgaaatatgGACAGAGCACGAAGCGAACTCGAAAGGAAACGACGAGGTAGAAAATGTTGTAAACGATACATCGTTCAAAAATGATTTCGAAGAGGATCGGACGATTATAAACGACAGGAAAGAATCCAAAGAGAAACCTTTTCCAATGAGATATAATCGTGATAGTAAGGACATCGTGTCCAACGACGTTGATGAAAAATTGCTCTGCATCGAATCGCATAAAAATGGAATTTTTTATGACGAATATGTGATCGGATTCTCAAACAATCGACAAATGAAAATCAAACATTCGCCTGTGGCCGGTACAAAGGTGGCGCACTTAAAATTGGAAATTGTAGATTGCGAGGAAAAATATCAGGAAAGTTCCCCGGATAAAGTCGTAatacttttgaaaaatctttcgacGTCCATTAAAATCAAGCGTACCGGCATTAACTGTGCCACTCAGACGGTATTAACTCGAAAGCGTGATAATTATACGCAAACTTCGATCACTGAAATACGCAATTTTCTACGATTAAATGTTGGCTATACG ATGTTAAATAGCGAAAAACGTGCCATTGAAAGGAATTTATCAAGTTTGGAAGAGACCGTAGCTCGTTTAAAATATAACACGTTACATCATGCACGATCTATGATTGGGAAAAATTCCAAATGTTTGAGAAACGATGAATTTTTTGAGTGCATCGAACGTTTGGCTGCAgactaa
- the LOC124423637 gene encoding short-chain specific acyl-CoA dehydrogenase, mitochondrial isoform X2, which translates to MLYKTCRDFAEGELKPIAVKLDKEHLYPKEQIKKMGELGLMSIAIPESLGGTGLDYLAYAIAMEEISRGCASTGVIMSVHNSLYLGPIEKFGTQEQKEKYIRTFLDGQKVGCFALSEPGNGSDAGAASTTAVKNGNKYEINGTKSWITNGYEAEAIILFATTDKSKKHKGISSFIVDKPISGLSLGKKENKLGIRGSSTCSLIFEDCKIPEENILGEPGMGFKIAMMTLDSGRIGIACQALGIAQASLDCAVEYAAKREAFGSPIAKLQTIQQKLADMALKLESSRLLTWRAAHLKDIGKSYTKEAAMAKLSASEAATFCAHQCIQILGGMGYVTDMPAERYYRDARITEIYEGTSEIQKLVIAGNLIKEYNFS; encoded by the exons ATGTTATATAAAACTTGCAG GGACTTTGCAGAAGGTGAACTGAAACCCATTGCAGTAAAATTAGATAAAGAACATCTTTATCCaaaagaacaaattaaaaaaatgggCGAGCTTGGTCTCATGAGTATTGCAATTCCTGAAAGCTTAGGTGGAACTGGCTTAGATTATTTGGCATATGCAATTGCCATGGAAGAAATATCTAGAGGTTGCGCCAGTACAGGAGTAATAATGAGTGTACATAATTCATTGTATCTTGGACCTATAGAAAAGTTTGGTACACaggagcaaaaagaaaaatatattagaacaTTTTTAGATGGGCAAAAAGTTGGTTGCTTTGCTCTGAGCGAACCTGGTAATGGATCGGATGCAGGTGCTGCTTCTACCACTGCAgtgaaaaatggaaataaatatgaGATCAATGGAACTAAATCATGGATAACGAATGGATATGAAGCAGaagcaattattttatttgctaCCACAGATAAATCAAAGAAACACAAAGGAATAAGTAGTTTTATAGTGGATAAACCCATAAGTGGTTTATCCctaggtaaaaaagaaaataagctGGGTATAAGAGGTAGCAGTACTTGTTCTTTGATATTTGAAGATTGCAAGATAccagaagaaaatattttaggaGAACCAGGAATGGGTTTTAAAATTGCAATGATGACATTAG ATTCTGGAAGAATAGGTATTGCCTGCCAAGCCCTTGGAATAGCCCAAGCATCTCTCGATTGTGCTGTAGAATATGCAGCAAAGAGAGAAGCATTTGGAAGTCCCATTGCAAAATTACAAACCATTCAACAAAAATTGGCAGATATGGCTTTAAAATTGGAAAGCTCCAGATTATTAACATGGAGAGCTGCACACCTTAAAGATATTGGTAAATCATATACGAAG gaAGCTGCTATGGCAAAACTATCGGCATCTGAAGCTGCTACTTTCTGTGCACATCAGTGTATACAAATATTGGGTGGTATGGGTTATGTCACTGATATGCCAGcagaacgatattatagagACGCGCGCATTACAGAAATATATGAAGGAACCtcagaaatacaaaaattggTTATAGCTGGAAAtcttataaaagaatataatttcagttaa